The proteins below are encoded in one region of Gemmatimonadaceae bacterium:
- a CDS encoding ornithine cyclodeaminase family protein: MLILDQQAVTDLLPIRECIDLMVSTLSALARGETILPLRTVVLIPDTNDAFAVMPAYIGSPKTMGAKIITVYPGNHGTQYDSHQGAVLLFDPDNGSLAALLDATAVTTIRTAAVSAVATWLLARPNASTLAIVGAGVQAHAHLESMCAVRPIKTLRIWSRTPSNAERLADVARTKFSLETTISASCADAVRDADVICTTTSARAPVLFGEWLTPGTHINAIGASQRTARELDTQCVVRSRLYVDRRESALKEPGDTLVPLEEGAITPDHIVAEIGELAIGRGEGRRDEREITLFKSLGLAIEDLAAASYVYNAARRVGVGVEVELGGARLEAH, from the coding sequence ACGCTTTCCGCATTGGCGCGCGGTGAGACGATTCTTCCGCTCCGCACCGTCGTTTTGATTCCCGACACGAACGACGCGTTCGCGGTCATGCCGGCCTACATCGGCTCGCCGAAGACGATGGGCGCGAAGATCATCACGGTGTATCCGGGCAATCACGGCACGCAGTACGACTCGCACCAAGGTGCGGTGCTGCTGTTCGATCCGGACAACGGCAGCCTCGCCGCGCTGCTCGATGCGACGGCCGTGACGACGATCCGCACGGCGGCGGTTTCCGCGGTGGCGACTTGGCTCCTCGCGCGGCCGAACGCGTCGACGCTCGCGATCGTCGGGGCCGGCGTCCAGGCGCACGCGCATCTCGAGTCGATGTGCGCCGTCCGCCCAATCAAGACGCTGCGTATCTGGAGCCGCACGCCTTCCAACGCCGAGCGCCTCGCCGACGTCGCGCGCACCAAGTTCAGCCTCGAGACGACCATCTCGGCGTCGTGCGCCGACGCGGTGCGCGACGCCGACGTGATTTGCACGACGACGTCGGCTCGCGCCCCAGTGCTCTTCGGTGAGTGGCTCACGCCGGGTACGCACATCAACGCCATTGGCGCGTCGCAGCGCACGGCGCGTGAGCTCGATACCCAGTGCGTCGTACGTTCACGCCTCTACGTCGACCGGCGCGAGTCGGCGCTCAAGGAGCCCGGCGACACGCTCGTTCCGCTCGAAGAGGGCGCGATCACGCCCGACCACATCGTCGCCGAGATCGGCGAGCTGGCGATCGGGCGAGGTGAAGGACGGCGCGACGAGCGCGAGATCACGCTCTTCAAATCGCTCGGGCTGGCCATTGAAGATCTCGCGGCCGCGTCGTACGTGTACAACGCGGCGCGACGTGTGGGGGTGGGGGTGGAAGTGGAGCTCGGCGGGGCACGGCTTGAGGCACATTGA
- a CDS encoding threonine/serine dehydratase produces MRHIEPITLDDVRAAQKRIASTVHRTPLIRLEVDGPATIYLKLENLQPIGSFKLRGATNAIRSTRPGSLGDGVYTASAGNMAQGVAWGARDLGVPCTVVMPDSAPSTKVNAVKRLGATIVPLPYDDWWQTLRDHGRAGMAGRFIHPVADRDVMAGNGTIGLEIVEDLPDVDTVLVPFGGGGLVSGIATAVRALQPNARVYGCEIETSTPLTAALTAGHPVVVERTPSFVDGIGGRGVLEEMWPIVSDLVSGALVATLAETKAAIRLMAERARVIAEGAGAVPVAAALAGRAGSRTIVCVVSGGNIDTQTLVEILTG; encoded by the coding sequence TTGAGGCACATTGAGCCGATCACGCTCGACGATGTCCGTGCGGCACAGAAGCGGATAGCGTCGACCGTACATCGCACGCCGCTCATTCGCCTCGAAGTGGACGGCCCGGCGACGATCTACCTGAAGCTCGAGAACCTCCAACCGATCGGCTCGTTCAAGCTCCGGGGTGCGACGAACGCCATTCGCTCGACGCGGCCCGGCTCTCTCGGCGACGGCGTGTACACGGCGAGCGCGGGAAACATGGCGCAAGGCGTCGCGTGGGGCGCACGCGACCTCGGCGTTCCGTGCACAGTCGTGATGCCCGACAGCGCACCGTCGACAAAGGTGAATGCCGTGAAGCGGCTTGGCGCTACGATCGTTCCACTGCCCTACGACGACTGGTGGCAGACGCTGCGCGACCACGGGCGCGCGGGAATGGCGGGGCGATTCATTCATCCTGTCGCCGACCGCGACGTGATGGCGGGCAACGGTACGATTGGTCTCGAGATCGTCGAGGATTTACCCGACGTCGATACGGTGCTCGTGCCATTCGGCGGCGGCGGACTCGTCTCGGGAATCGCGACCGCGGTGCGGGCGCTGCAGCCGAACGCCCGCGTGTACGGATGTGAAATCGAGACCTCAACACCGCTGACGGCCGCACTCACCGCCGGCCATCCCGTCGTCGTCGAGCGAACGCCGAGCTTCGTGGACGGCATCGGCGGGCGCGGCGTGCTCGAGGAGATGTGGCCGATCGTCTCGGACTTGGTGAGCGGGGCACTCGTTGCAACGCTGGCCGAGACAAAAGCGGCGATTCGTTTGATGGCCGAACGCGCGCGCGTCATCGCCGAAGGCGCGGGCGCGGTGCCGGTTGCCGCGGCTCTCGCAGGACGCGCAGGTTCTCGAACAATCGTGTGTGTCGTATCCGGCGGGAACATCGATACGCAAACGCTCGTCGAGATACTAACCGGATGA
- a CDS encoding SPFH domain-containing protein: protein MTLREFISGELIDVIEWIDDTDDTMAWRFSRPNNEIKNGAQLIVRQSQVAILVDQGHIADMFMPGRHELSTENVPVLSRLQGWKYGFHSPFKADVIYLNTRQFIGQKWGTSNPVIVRDAELGPVRLRAFGTYAVRVTEAERFVQELVGTNATFHVDQTTEQLRDLVVAKVSVVLAGGSVSVYELSSKYGEIGARVQEQVAPQFQQYGLAITQLVIENVSLPPEVEATLDQKTRMNMLGDLDRYTRLQSADAIRDAARNPNGAAGAGMAIGVGAVVGQQVAAANTRSVSEPPPLPSVVWYYAVGNERRGPVDEAGLKASGAITAATLVWKTGMPNWAAASSVPELASVLPKP, encoded by the coding sequence ATGACGCTGCGCGAATTCATCTCCGGCGAACTGATCGACGTCATCGAGTGGATCGACGACACCGACGACACGATGGCGTGGCGTTTCTCGCGCCCGAACAACGAGATCAAGAACGGCGCGCAGCTCATCGTGCGGCAGTCGCAGGTCGCGATCCTCGTCGACCAAGGCCACATCGCCGACATGTTCATGCCCGGGCGCCACGAGCTCTCCACGGAAAACGTGCCCGTGTTGTCGCGTCTGCAGGGCTGGAAGTACGGATTTCACAGCCCGTTCAAGGCCGACGTCATCTACCTCAACACGCGCCAGTTCATCGGGCAGAAGTGGGGCACGTCGAATCCCGTGATCGTGCGCGATGCCGAGCTCGGACCGGTGCGCCTCCGCGCGTTCGGCACGTACGCCGTCCGCGTCACCGAGGCGGAGCGGTTCGTCCAAGAGCTCGTCGGGACGAACGCCACCTTCCACGTCGATCAGACCACGGAACAGCTCCGCGATCTCGTCGTCGCGAAGGTGAGCGTCGTGCTCGCGGGCGGCAGCGTGTCAGTCTACGAGCTCTCGTCCAAGTACGGCGAGATCGGCGCGCGCGTGCAGGAGCAAGTGGCGCCACAGTTCCAACAGTACGGCCTGGCGATAACGCAGCTCGTCATCGAGAACGTGTCGCTGCCGCCCGAAGTCGAAGCGACGCTCGATCAAAAGACGCGCATGAACATGCTCGGCGATCTCGACCGATACACGCGTCTCCAGAGCGCCGACGCGATCCGCGACGCGGCCCGCAATCCCAACGGCGCCGCCGGCGCGGGCATGGCGATCGGCGTTGGCGCAGTCGTCGGCCAACAGGTCGCCGCCGCCAACACACGGTCCGTATCGGAGCCGCCGCCGCTTCCCTCCGTTGTTTGGTACTACGCCGTCGGCAACGAGCGCCGCGGTCCGGTCGACGAGGCCGGGCTCAAGGCGTCGGGCGCGATCACGGCAGCGACCCTGGTCTGGAAAACCGGAATGCCAAACTGGGCGGCCGCGAGCAGCGTGCCCGAGCTGGCGAGCGTGCTACCAAAGCCCTAG
- a CDS encoding zf-TFIIB domain-containing protein produces the protein MASASSLLNCPNCGAAAATDATRCDYCGSRLAVVACPSCFGSMFVGAQFCPHCGTKIEAPESVDGKTLKCPGCSGEMHPVRLGATPLHQCDQCGSAWLAPNDFAALCSNREERGTVMTSLGAGGMAAQAPNQGRVRYVHCAVCDKVMNRVNFGKMSGIIVDVCKNHGVWFERDELRGVLQFVANGGLDRMRATEAERKASQASAIGLDPNIVVTRTFTSTVSFPTTGGSSAHSIDLGSATLDFILKTLFS, from the coding sequence ATGGCCTCCGCTTCTTCGCTGCTCAACTGCCCCAACTGCGGCGCCGCCGCCGCGACTGACGCGACCCGCTGCGACTACTGCGGCTCGCGGCTCGCCGTGGTCGCGTGTCCGTCGTGCTTCGGCTCGATGTTCGTCGGCGCGCAGTTCTGTCCGCACTGCGGCACGAAGATCGAGGCGCCGGAGTCGGTCGACGGCAAGACGCTCAAATGCCCCGGCTGTAGCGGCGAGATGCATCCCGTGCGGCTCGGCGCCACGCCGCTCCACCAATGCGACCAGTGCGGCAGCGCGTGGCTCGCGCCGAATGACTTCGCGGCGCTCTGCAGCAATCGCGAGGAGCGCGGCACCGTCATGACCTCGCTCGGCGCCGGCGGTATGGCCGCACAGGCGCCGAACCAAGGCCGGGTGCGCTATGTCCACTGCGCGGTCTGCGACAAGGTCATGAACCGAGTGAATTTCGGAAAGATGTCGGGAATCATCGTCGACGTCTGCAAGAACCACGGGGTGTGGTTCGAGCGCGACGAGCTGCGCGGCGTCTTGCAGTTCGTGGCCAACGGCGGGCTCGATCGCATGCGCGCCACCGAGGCCGAGCGAAAGGCGTCGCAGGCTTCGGCGATCGGCCTCGATCCGAACATCGTTGTCACGAGAACGTTCACATCGACCGTCTCGTTTCCCACCACCGGCGGCTCGAGCGCGCACTCCATCGATCTGGGGTCGGCGACACTGGATTTCATTCTCAAGACTCTCTTCTCGTAA